The genomic region GTGTGTAATATATACTTTACTTATAAAAACAggtttttcttgggcttccctggtggctcaatggtaaagaatccacctggcaatgcaggaaacaggttCAGTCCcagatccgggaagatcccacatgcctcggagcaactaaggccgcgccccacaactattgagcccgtcCCACTCCTGAGCTGTATCCTCCCTGTGCCCAGCGCTCTCAGATACTTGTTGAATGGATGACTCAGATGGCGGAGAGAATGAACAGCTAGACGAAGACCAGCCCCTCCTTGAGGAATGGGAGGCAGGCAGGTACAGTAACTCAATCATATGTTTGCTGGGAAGTCAAGTCAGTCACCACAGGAGGACTGAGGACCCCAAGGAAAACAAGACTTCCTCCCAGGAGCTCAACAGGCCAGTGGGAGAGAAGGTCAGACGCCAACCTAGACCAACCCATCTCATGGACGGAACTTGTTACATCGGTACAAGCAATCCTATGGGCTCCAAGAAGACCACATTCTGAACTGTGCCTCAGAGATGCAGGTACAGAACTGTAGGTCTATCTTTCCAAAGAGACTTCTTTTACAcgtcaaaaaatttaaaaattatttgtttaaaaaagaaaagcattttccaAAGTGACCTAGATTCCAGTAATAAACaaggaaatgtatttcttttaaaatgagagatttttctttatgattttcatCCTCAAAGGGGAGGGATCAGTCTGTGGTCACATGAGAtcctgggatgggagggagggagtaaCCAGGTACTGTTACCCgagtggtacagtggtaaagaatctgcctgctaatgcaaggagaccaatccagtcaatcctgaaagaaaccaaccctgaattagaaggactgatgctgaagctgaagatcaaatactttggccacctgatggaaagagctgactcattggaaaagaccctgatactggggaagtctgaaggcaggaggagaaggggatgacggaggaagagatggcatcaccgactcaatgaacatgagtttgagcaagctctgggagatgatggacagggaagcctggtgcgctgcagtccatggggtcacaaagaatcagacacgactgagggactgaacaacaatacaggagatgcaaagggcacaggttcgatccctgcatcaggaagatcctctggagtgggaaatggcaacctactccagcattcttgcctggaatagcccatgggcagaggagcctgtcaggctacagtccctggggtcgcacatgcatcactgaagtgacttggcgtCCACCTGTTGCCAGGGTAACCGTGGGAGTGCCCTAAGCGGCAGGAACAGCTTCTGTCCAGCAGGGGGCGCTGTGGGAGCAAGACCAGCCTTCAGGAAATAAACACGCCAGCATCTGGCAGGCAGAGCCACCAGCTGCTGTCCACCCCGGAGGCTCGCGGTGTGAGGACCACAGCTGTGCTCCAAGGCAGAGTTGGCTGCTCTTCTTGCCCGGAGAGTCAAGCGGCGGGTGTGGCGGGATGGTAACCGAGGGCAGTGCCCCTCACCCTGTTTGCTGtcctctctgctcttctctctGTGGGAACGAGGCTTGTTTATTTATGtgcttgtcttttcttttttgaactttccaaaaaaaaaaatgtatttgttttgctacactgggtcttagtcgcggcacacgggatcttcaagCTGCCTTGCGGCATGCGGGGATCTTATTTGCGTGGTTTTTGTCTCCCCTACCAGGGCACGGGGAGTGGCCTCTGTCCATTTTGTGCAGCCACAGATCCGTGGCACCTGGCACAGTGCTGAGCGCATTTAAGTTGTAAATGtaaatgttattttactttttttaatcattgttttcattgttttttttccccaggaaaaaaAGTGGCAAAATGCACAAATATAAACTGACCGCCTTACGCATTTCccagtgtgcagttcagtggcgTTAAGTCTGTCCGCATTGCTGCGCAGCCATCAACACCACGCATGCCCACAGCTCTGCATCTTGCAAAACGGAAACTCTGCCCGCGTGAAAAAACTCCctactccctccctcccagcccctggtgaCCGTTACCGTTTCTGTCTCCTTGAGTTTGACAATTCTGAGCACTTCACACAAGCACATGCTCACACTCAGTCGTAtgtaactctttgcgaccccacggactgcagcccgccaggctcctcaatccatgggacttcccaggcaagaattctggagtgggttgccatttccttctccaggggttcttccagacccagagatggaaaccatgtctcttgcattggcaagcagactcttttccactaagccacctgggaagccccatatgagCGCATTCAGATAGTATCTGTtgttttgtgactggcttatgtccctggagaaggaaatggcaacccactccagtatctttggcaggagaaatccatggacagaagagcctggtgggctccgtggggtcgcaaagagtcagacacgactgagtgactaacgctttcgcTTAtgtcactgagcataatgtcttcaagctTCCTCCCTGTCGTACTGTGTGACAGGGTCCCTTCCTTTTTAATAAAGGTGGAATCATATCCCCTTGTATGGATAAgccacactttgtttatccatccatctgggTGGTTTGTTTCTTGGCAGCGCCACATGGTTTatgcaatcttagttccccaaccagggatcaaacctgggtccacGACAGTGAAAGCACCcggccctaaccactggactgccagggaattcccaatgtccatccatctgttgatgggccCTTACGCTGCTTCGAGCTTTTGGCATttatgaataacactgctatgaataTGAGGGCTTGAGACCCAGTTGTCAATTCAGAAGTGTGTATACTCAGAAgaggtcttgggcttccctcgtggcttagctggtaaagaaccctcctgcaatgcgcgagacctgggttccatccctgggttgggaagatcccctggagaggggaaaggctacccactccagtattctggcctggagaaccatggactatatagtccatggggtcgcaaagaatcagacacgactttcactttctgctttctTATTCTCCGAAGTGGAATGGTGGCtccattttcagtcttttctgagGACCCCCCACTGTTTCCCAAGCAGTTGCATCATTGTCATCCCCATGAGGGTCCCAGttccttcacatcctcaccaacacttgctattttccgAGTTTTTTTGACAATGACCACCCTGATGGTggccattcagaaaactaagaaagatcatggcatctggtcccatcacttcatggcacatagatggggaaacagtggaaacagtggctgactttattttggggggctacaaaatcactgcagatggtgattgcagccatgaaattaaaagacacttattccttggaaggaaagttatgaccaacctagacagcatattaaaaagcagagacagagggagaggaatCAGTTGGGCCTCCAGGTGCGTGGCCATGGCCTTTACGTTGTACTCGCTGCTGCAGGCGGCCCTTCTCTGCGTTAATGCCATCGCCGTGCTTCACAAGGAGCGCTTCCTCAAGAACATTGGCTGGGGAACAGACCAGGGAATTGGAGGATTCGGAGAAGAGCCAGGAATTAAATCTCAGCTAATGAACCTTATTCGATCTGTAAGAACCGTGATGAGAGTGCCATTGATAATAGTAAACTCAATTGCAATTGTATTACTTTTACTATTTGGGTGAAGATCAGTGGGGGAAATGGACACTCCGAAGAAGAGCTGTCAGCAGAAGTTATTACTTCAGTCTCTATTGAAGTATACATATCTTAGCTGGCTGTCCTTGGACTTGACAAAAATGTAAACCTGACAATAAAACCAGAGTCTCTATTTAtctgattatttaaaatgttgcacTTAACAGTTTTATTGTAAAAAGATCAGATCATCAGAGGCCATAACTATCGAGGATTGGAATACATTTGATTGCTGACTGCTGATAAAAGTTCATGCTATGGAAAAGATTGTTAAAAGGGTGCAGGAATGTCACTTCTGTGTTTTTAGAGATTTCTCTCTTTGACTTCTCAgggatgaattttttttcaaagttcttgTAACTTAGTTATGATGTGAGAACAATTCTCCTCCTAGATAAAATttaagggatttttaaaatataaaatattaggtAATTTGGATTGTTTTATCTTGAACTCATTGGTTAAGTATTTTGTCTGTATACTGTCTCAGctatgaaaaattcaaatacatAGTAACTATTGAGGAGCGATACTCTGAATCCTGGGAGAGTTCTAATTTTGTTAAGTCGGATAGTCACATGttgattgtgtttttgttttaagtttcattttaagTTGGATTCatgcatttgttattttattaattgGCCTGAATGATGAGACCAGATCAGTATCTACATATTTCCAAAGGTTAAAGAAAAATCTGTATAGAAAAGTCTATGCCCTTTGTAACAATgatgacttatttttaaaaatcagcataaaTAGTATCCTGCAAGAGCAATCCTAAACAATCACCATTAAACCGTACTATGTAAGAAGACTTTTATTGTGAAGCATTTACCTCCTCAAATTATCACGTTTCTTGGAGTAGCACATTAAGGGGTGTGATTGGTGATTCTTTGTCAGTCACTAGAGCATTCATGGTGGATaaattgtcttttgttttgtttttatgtcttaGACCATCCCATATTTGTTTACCCCATAATACTGTTTTATGCAGAAAGATTAAGACAATGTAAATGGTTTTTCTGGAAATTATTAGTTAATAATGCTTTAAAAGGGGTGGAATGGCATCTGTGTTTAAAAGAGaacatttgtaaataaaattcaatttccaagtcaaaaaaaaataataaataaaataaaataaaaagcagagacattacttcgtcaacaaaggtccatctagtcaaggctatggtttttccagtgatcatgtatggatgtgagggttggactataaagaatgctgagcaccgaactgtggtgttggaaaagactcttgagagtcccttggacagcaagaagatccaaccagtccatcctaaaggaaatcagtcctgggtgttcattggtaggactgatgctaaagctgaaactccaacactttggccacctgatgcaaagagctaactcattggaaaagaccctgttgctgggaaagattgagggcaggaggagaaggggatgacagagggagatggttggatggcatcaccgactcaatggacatgggtttgggttgactccagaagttggtgatggacagggaggtctggggtgctgcagttcatggggtcacaaagagtcagacacgactgagtgactgaactaaacccTGGCGGTGTGAGGCAGTGAGGAGGCACAGGTTTTTCAGggttgatgatggtggtgatgatggggaAAATGCCAGCAGGAGTAACAACAACCATAGCTGGCACTCCATTCCTGTCTCTCCCAGTTCactctccccaccaccacccagcaGGAGGAGCCATTTATCTGGGTGCTGAGTGCAAGAGTTGGGCACCTCTGGCTTGTTTCTCAGTCAGGGGGAGTTACCGAATTACAACCATTATGACCAGAGTGAGACAATATCTCCTTGTgggtttgacttgcatttcccgggtgattagcgatgttgagcatcttttatgtgCCTTTTGACCAtctatgcttcagttcagttcagtcgctcagccatgtccaactctttgtgaccccatgaaccgcagcacaccaggcctccctgtccatcaccagaacaccagtcggtgatgccatcaaccatctcatcctctgtcgtccccttctccttccaggttcaatctttcctagcatcagagtcttttcagattgaGTCAGTttgtcgcatcaggtggccaaagtattggagtttcagctccagcatcagtccttccaataaatacccaagactgatctcctttacgatggactggttggatctccttgcagtccaagggactctcaagagtcttctccaacaccacagttcaaaagtatcaatttttcggcgctcagctttctttatagtccaactctcacatccatacatgaccactggaaaaaccatagccttgactagatggacctttgttggcagtgtaatgtctctgcttcttaatatgctgtctaggttggtcataactttccttccaaggagtaagcatcttttaatttcatggctgcaatcaccatctgcagtgattttggagcccagaaaaataaagtcagccactgtttccccatctatttgccatgaagtgatgggaccagatgccatgatcttagttttctgaatgttgagctttaagccaaacttttcactcacctctttcactttcatcaagaggctctttagatcagCAGCCTTAattctatcaaaattttaatttccccTTGCCAAGCAACACACACATCAACAATGAATTTGGGGgtgagaaaataaacatatttgtaaCACCATTATTCTACCTACTACACTTTTCTTCTTATTCTCATACCTGGAGAACTTTACTTTTGCAGAATAAAGACAATAACTTTGATGAAGTCCAAgttatcaatttttccttttattgattCTGTTTTTACTGTCATATCTAGAACTCTTTGCCCAAACCTAGATAGATCAgaagaatttctattttttcaaatgtgtttatagttttacattttataattaagtTATTGATTCtgtttgagttagtttttgtgtaAAATGTGAGATAGGTGTTCTTTAGGAAGgtgttcatttgtatttcttatgaATATACAGTTAATCAAAAATCATTTTTGAAGTTTGTCCTTCTAATAAAGTGCTTTTGCaaatttgtcaaaaaaaaaaaaaagaggctctttagttcgtcttcactttctgtcataagggtggtgtcatctgcacatctgaggttattgatatttctcttggcaaacttgattccagcttgtgcttcatccagcccagcgtttatcatgatgtactctgcatataagttacttATAAGTTACATCTATGCTTACTTTGGATtgaatttgctcttctttttctaggagCTTAGATGATAGATTTTAGATAATGTCTTCTAGTAGATGCATTCAATTCTATAAGTTTCCTTCTACGAACTGTTTTCATTGAATCCCACAAATTCTGATAAGTTGTAGTTTCACTCTCATTTAgttcaaaatgttttaatattctcctgagatttcttctttgactattTAGAAGAGTGTTGTTTACTCTCCAAGTCTCTTGGGCTTTTCCAGCTATCTTTCtgttattgctttcttttttaattccacTGAGGTCTGAGAGTATACATTGTATAatctgtactctttttttttttttaattaaaaactttcatttttttctggctgtaCCCTGAGACTTGccagatcttggttccctgacaagggattgaacctatgcccgcTGCATTAGAAGTGTGAagttttaacccctggaccaccaaggaagccctaatctgtattgttttaaatttaaggtGTGTTTTATGGCTTGTTTTACATACGATCTATCTTGGCGAATGTTCCATGTgagtttgagaagaatgtatattctgttgTTGGATGAAGTCGTATTAATGTTTTTACTTTGAAGTAGTTTTAGACTTGCAGAGAAGTTGCAAAAATATAATTCAGAGAGCTCTCGTGTGCCCTTCACCCAGCTCCCCGTGACGGCATCTTACAAAACTGTAAGGCAATGGCAAGATCTGGAAATTGACACTGGCGCGAAACTGCTATGAAACCACAGAGTTTATTTGGATTTCTCCTACTTCTCCATACActgaatttttctctttgtatataCTGCTGTGAATTTCATTGCAGACACATTTGTGTAACCACATACCCAATCAGGATACAGAGCTGTCCCACCATTCTGAAAAATTCCCTGATGCTATTTCCTATGACCAtccacctccccatcccagcccctggaaaccactgatctgctcTTCAcagttatttacatatatatgtatatatcttgttgccaagtcgtgtccgactcttgtgaccccatggcctgtagcctgtgaggcttctttgtccgtgggattctctaggcaagaatactggcgtgggttgccatttccttctccaaatatatatatataattttgttttaatgttgagagtcttatgtaaatggaatcagaGCATGTCATCTTTTGAGAGTGGCGTTGTCCACACAGCACAAGCACCTGAGCTCCATCCAGGCTGAGTCCAGGATTCATTCCTTTTtgtctcttgctgtctctgtTCCCTCCTCAGGAAGAGGCCTTgacccctttcctctccccaagGTTCCAGGCTCCATGCAAGCTGGATGCTCCGCTCCAGGCAGCAGGACCCTGAGCTCCCAGGGACCCTTGGGCAGTGATTCCCCTCAACCTGTCTCCACATTTCACAGCCAGCATAGACTCTACTAGGTGAGGACCCAGAGTTGACCCCCACGTTTCAGATGGGGTGCAGAAGCACAGAGAAGATGTCATTTTTTAATCATCTACTTTGTGTATTTGTGTAATCTGTTTTGTGTATTTGTGTAATCTATTTTGTTGCattgagtcttcactgctgctcaagggctttctctagttgcagccagcagggCCACTCTTCAtcgcggtgcacgggcttctcattgcagtggctcctttTGCAGCAGTGGACAGGCTTCAGTCAttgtggcgcacgggcttaggtgctccgtggcatgtggtatcttcccagaccagggatcaaacccgtgtccccctgcattggcaggcggattcttatccactgtgccgccagggaagtccctgtcattTGC from Cervus canadensis isolate Bull #8, Minnesota chromosome 26, ASM1932006v1, whole genome shotgun sequence harbors:
- the LOC122428186 gene encoding immediate early response 3-interacting protein 1-like; this translates as MAFTLYSLLQAALLCVNAIAVLHKERFLKNIGWGTDQGIGGFGEEPGIKSQLMNLIRSVRTVMRVPLIIVNSIAIVLLLLFG